Below is a genomic region from Scomber scombrus chromosome 3, fScoSco1.1, whole genome shotgun sequence.
AGTGTAACAAGTGTAACACCTGGATCCATCTGTCGTGCGCCAAGATCCGCAAGAGCCACGTGCCAGAGACATATGTGTGCCAGAGCTGTCGAGATACTCACGGAACCTCAGATGCCCGCCGCTCCCACCGCTCACGCATAGGCCCGCGCAAACATCTGCTAGACTGACCCCAGGCCGAACCTTGAACTCTGACCCCCTCCACTCCTGTGTCCCCCTCCACCTGCTGGACTGACCGTTCCTCAAATTCAGGTCTTGCACCCTTCAGCAGTCTGTCCTTCATGGTCAGCCATGAACCTACATTTTCTATAAACACTTCGGTGGACCTATCCCGAGCCTTTATCCCATTTGAAATCCGTTTGAGTGCTATTTTACATTTACTAAGGTTTGTTTCTGCCTCCCTACAGACTCGTGCGTAAGGCAATCACTGAATGGATGTCTGTCTGTAGATGACATTAGCATAGCAGCAAACCGCTACTATTGGGACTTTGTGTCTCATGAACACTGGAAACATTTGAACTGCCATATAGAGAGAATACCTACCCTCACAACTGCCACCCACtatggtgcatgctgggatttATGGGAAAGACTGTTTGCACTTTTTCTcatgtttaaaagaagaaaagaaaagaaaaaaatccatctgACCTTTCTGTGATAGGGACAGGTATGTCTTTCTGATTAAACTGGATTTGATTTCTCTAAGATGCCTCTATTAATGTTACACGATTAACcgtttaaaatgacaaaaaacaagttAAGCCTTGTCTTTATTGCTTCAGATGGTGCTATAGTATTAAGCCGAGGTATAATCCAATAGAACAAAGATGTAGAGTCTGCATCTGCTTCATCTATTTGTTGTCCTGTTTTGTTATTTAAGACGTTGTGAAAAGAATATCATTGAGGCTTTAAGCCCGAAAAACTGAACCAAGTGCTTGCTCCTCTCACAAGCTGTCTTCCAGCCTTGGCTGCTTCTCTCGAGTTGAGATGTCATTTGGCCAACAGTGGAGCATTCACACACTTTGCTTCTCAAAAATGCTTAAACAGTGTTCACTTTTCTGTTCAtggcaagtttttttttcatttttcataataaagAATTTAtcttatagtttaaaaaaagccagATTAACAAGATTTAGATAAGTCAGTTGGTTTTCAGTAAAGGTGTTTTCTGTTGGCTTTGGTCCGTGATTTTTGCTTAATTTCAGACAGGGTTGGACAGTGGTGTTGTTcatgaatacttttttttctccatgccTCGAATTGTATTTCTCTTAGTTTTCAACGGTTTCATGCTCAAGACAAAGTTTTCAGAGacaaatatatttatagaaGGGAACTTCTACGGCCGTCCTGTTTAAAgtatcaacagaaaaaaagctatCTAGTTAACTGGAATAGTATCGTTTGAGAGATTCTCTCAAGAGTCCAGTTGAAAttatgcatgtgagtgtgtgggtttttttttttttttttttgaatggtTAATAACTGTGTGACGGTGTTTGGCAATGCATGTGCTGCTATGAGTTGACTCAACTAAGCTCTGTGGGTTTTTGGTCTTTCGTAAAATGGAGGAATGGATATTTGCAAAGTGCCATGGGCAGAGTCGGTTTGTTTGTCTCTGAAGGGTCAGACCAGAAGAGCAGATCTCAAGTCCCTTTTCACCTCTCGCTAAAGTTTTCACAGCAGTATTCAGTTACTTCCATATGCAGCAGGTTTGACAGGCTTAAAGGGCACCTTTTTCCCTAAAACTTGCTGCAATTTGGAAGAAATAAGTTTTGTTATTCATGTGCCATCTGCTGTTGGGCCTGTCTGTGTAAGCTACATGTTGCTTCTGATTATATAAAAGCCATACGGTAGAGCAGGGGTCGGCAACCCTCTGGATGTCCGGTGCCactttataatgtttaaaaaaaaaatcacagaccCGAGTGCCAGTTCATTTTCATAATAAGCattaatctatttattttctgctgcttgTTTCCCCGTCTAGATTGCCCATTTGCctgcacacactctctctttatTACTAATTCAATGTTATGATTTAGTGCAACCCTTGTTCCTACTTTTCTTTGCTGAGCTGTGTGATCTCTGGTCCATATGGGTGACTTTCAGTTGGACACAAGCTTCTGAATGATCCGTAGTCACTCTCGCTACGCGTGGGACTCAAAATTGGCTTTgtatgtaaaaatatgtttgtaccCCTGGACCCTACTGTAGTGGATGCACATGCTGAAATCGATGCATCGGCCACCTTCTTCAAACAGTCAAACTTCTCTAGCAAGCTTTCCTAACAGGTCAGAGTGGAGGCCGTGTTCCTTTTAGTCCAACTCCAGCTCACATGCTGATGTCATTGCGGTTGACAGTTTGATGCCCTGACAGCTCCGCCTGGTGCTTGAAGTGacaaaatgtttgatgttttatgtcCCGTGAGCAGGCTACAATCTTCACCATGAATGTCATCCATACATCAAACACCTCACAGCTGTAGGTTGAACTTGTTGAGGTTGGCTGTGAAGCCATTTCTCATCCTACAGCTCAGGGTAGTCTTGCTCTTTCTCAACCAGAAAGGTCTTGATTGCATCAAAGCACTCAACAAACTGTTCCAAAATCTTCCCGCCACTCAGCCACCAAATACTTCAGTAGAGCGGCAAACCCTTGTGAATACTGTCCGTTTACTCCAGCAGAGATTTGAAGTGACACAGTGTCAAAGAGAAGCAAGCCACAATATAGTTAACCATTTTCACCACTTTAGCCATCGCGCAATTAAAGATCAGATTTTGAAATGTTTGCACAAAATTTTACTGGCAATGGATAATCATCATCTTCTCCTTTAGCCGAACCGTGCATGGGCTTTAAACAACAAAGTTTTCGCATCTCTCTTTTGTCGCAAAATCTGGTTACCACTGCTAGACATAGTATGTTGTTTACATCCACACTCGTCAAGAGCTACGCTGAACACAGAGACATCTTTCAATGCAACAGTTTGCTGGTGCCTTACTTATTCAGCCCTGTTGGTAATGCACCTCTCTACGGGTATTTCTTTGATCCTGttgattgtgtctttgtttggtAACCAATCAAATATGACCTCTGAACTGCTGAGGAAAGCCTCCTTTATATACTGTGTTCAGCAACGCAGCACTTGCCTATCTAGTGTCCCTCTGTAACGTTAGCTTGGTTTTTGGCGGCACATACGGTTATAAAGAGGCTGCTTTGCTTCCTGTGCTGGCCTCTTTTGATTGGTTCAGCTTTATTAGCCTTATCTTTGAAGTTTTTCTTGTGCCTTGTTTTAAAATTACGTTTAACCCCACTTCAGTTCAACACAGATTTTCGCAGCACAGTGTACACAGCTCAGTCCTTTCGTGAAATAAATCTGAATTTGTTTGTCCAAGACGACTAAAAGAGGCGACTAATAGACaactttctttgttttgcttctgCCATCGTCAGTTCttgaaataaagcaaaacaagcTGGCTAGCTTTCCTATGTTTTCACTATTCTAGCACAATTGTGTGCGCTCTGTTGCTGTCAATAATTACTGCTGTCATTACAATTATTtcagtattattttaaattgaattgttCATTTAGTTAACCAATAGGCTGTACTTTATATTgaaaatgcttttatttaaaaaattaaaaatcattttttattgaattgcTATGCGAGCCCATGGTGACACGCAGAGtgattcaataaaaatatacacGCCATAGGTTGCCGACCCCTGCTGTGGAGGGACAGATTTTAGACTCAGAACCTTGGCTATTAGTCCAGGATGGGTTTTACAAAAAAGAATCAATGACTTGACCAGGGAACGACTAACACACAATGAATGTGGTTTGTAAAGAACACAAGACTTTCCAAGAGTTTAAAATTGGTTAAGCTCATCTCTGCACTCTTGTCTTCTGGCATTTACAAATGTTGATTATTTGGTTTGTACCCAGCCATTACCCAGGTGgtgatgttttttaaagacGTTTCAAGACCTAAAATCTATTTGCTGTTTCTCAGGACATGCACTGTATGTCTTGAATAGAGCCTGAAGACATATTCTGGCACAAATTCCCAATTTTAGTCCACGTTTTAAAGACATCAGTGTAATTAATGTTAACAATGCTCATTGTGATACAGCTCGTTTATTCTGATCCTGGGTTGTCCTATCCCCTTATTGAGAAAGCGTTTTCTGTACTGTGGTGCAAACTGTTTCTGTGAAACTATTGTAAACTATTGTAAATAAAGAGTTACCATTTTAACCTGTTGCTTTTTGTTGTTCATAACACCAAAGTGTGCTTTCTGTAGAGGCTTGAAATCAAACACAACGTCtcatttgttcttatttattgtaGTCTTTACAGGATGGAGAACACAGGCTcttcaaacatacagtacacaaacTAACATGGGTCATTTTGGATGATGGGTTGGAATGTAACCACAGGGAGCAGTCTTTCTTCGGGCCTCACAGTGGCGCTAGAGCAGAGGTGACCAGCACACCCGTCAAAATACTTGACAGCACACTTCAAACAACAGAGATAAGACAAATACCACAAACAGAATCAGTGCAAAATCTGTCATCATAGTGACCCCAATCCAGCTGTAGAGCATGTTCATTCATATCCATCTCAATGCTTCACATTTTATTCTTGAGACTACCCCCAACCTAACTAGTTTGGCAGGCCAATCAATGTACTCCCACTCACTGATGGTGAAACCAAAATCAATCAAGATGAATAGTCACTATTTCTTAAATGAACTCCATGAAGTTCAGTTAAAAGCTAAGCGTagatatacatttaaaacactgattCCATGACAACTAAACAATAATTTTGGttttaaatactgtacattttgtgcaaaatattacttttctattcaataaaataacatttgaatccTTCAGTAGTGGTTTTCGGGGATTACCTGTAGTCCATGACATAACTCACGAACCTCCCTTTGTGGTTACAGTATTAATCCACCTAAAGTTAAGAACATCCTAGCTACAGATACATATAATTAATCAGGATATGGAATAAAATCTGAGTAGAAGGGAATGTGCATTTTATGTAGTGTGCATCTGATATATTAGAAAAACGTGCTGCAACACCTTATGTCTGAGCAGAAAGTGCATCAGAGGTGATTAGATTTCCCGATGTCAACCTCACCAGTGATGAAAGACAGCTACAGCTGAGGTAAAGTTACCTAGTATAGACACCATTAAAAACTCTGGTTGGAGTATCTTAAACATGGCATTAGCAGATTTATTCAATTGaggaatttaaataaaacaagggAAGAGAAcaatatcaaattaaaaaatatggcACAGAAGTAGTGTACAGACTAAACCTACGTTCTGtaaccaaattaaaaaaagaataaatgtagAATAATTAATGTGCCATAATGAGTACATGAGTTGTAGTGTGGCTCAGGTCAGCTCCAGTAATAAGTTACAGCCTGACACAGTGACTGCTCTATGGGGTCTGAACAGTGAGTAAATTCTGGCATTGAAACACTGGAGTAGTAGTACTGGAGAAATTGTTTTagcacttaaaaataaaaaaaacagtaaaaaagttGCAATCgaattatcttattttattttttcatgtgtgtttgttcattttttgtactttttttcagcataatttttctttcagtgttttagCCTTGAAAGGAGGGCCCTCACTGGGACTACATTCCCCAGTGTGCCTTGTGGTCCGACAAAAATATTCAAGCGTAATGGTGATTTTGAGCCAGACTTGTAATTTTCACTCTAGAGCTAATATGTCacttttttagttgttttatattttttcaggtGAGAAAGTAACCATGTcgattcccaatatgtggtcaaTTTATCCAAATGACGCATGTTTGTAAATCTGCTGCAACATTTCAAAGCCGCTGGGCAGGTGAGACCAGCCGGTCATctcacagcagcagcctgagTCCTGCATCGCCTTCCTGTGTAGAACATGATCTgatgaactgatctgtgcagctctaACACTGACTCTAACATTTCCTCAGCATTTTGATATATAGACTTCCTTTTGGAAGATAAATATTGGTCTCACAGATGAAATCTAACAATTGGAGCTGCCACATAAGTTTGTCTGAAGGTAAAGTGAAGCATGAAAAAATACCCTTATTGACAGAGAGATGCAGTAAATTAAGTTATTCAGTCCGTAATGTAGCTGtaataaaaatccaaactgTTATGTagctcaataaaataaaaggaaattgaATATGGGCttatctgtttgttttaatgcatttatatttgtataaatgTGATATCATTACATATAGAGGCCCCAGAGGCAGCActgttgttctgtccagtaaTAACATGAAGCTTtactttacattcagacaaattgccacaattacacacatttgATCTGTGAGACCAACATTCATCTTTGAAAAGGAATTCTGTTTGAATTTTTatatcaaacaaaacagataacTCTTCACACTCCGTTTCTATCTTCAGTCAGACATTGCCTCCACTCTAACCAATTTTCTTTTGGGGAGGGGGATTTGATTTGATCACCACTAAACAGTCCGGCTGGTGGTGACTTGGTTGGTGAAGTACTGTGAGTGGGTAAAACTTGGTTTTGCGTCAACATGGCGGTTGGGTCATAAACTTTCCAACATTACAGCTAAAGAGTGTaccaaaatgtgtttctgaaaacatttgaggtgaGAAATAAGCAATGCAGTAAAAGAATCTTGACTCACATTTGATCAGCACTGTCTAGCTTTACTCCTCCTGGCTTTTGGTGCCATGGCACTGACTTGCTGATCATCAGTCCACCCGCGACAATCACTGGATCGACTGCTTTTCAACCGAGAAACCTCCGTTTCATGTCATGATGCCAGACGAATCAGTCAACTCTGTGGAGTGAGTGGATTCAAAGGACCCACACCTTTTCTATGTCAAAATTTAACTGTCACTGTTTTAGCCCCATACTGCTCTAGCAGCAAACATAACCTATATGAGGGGAAGAGTTTACCTACACCCTCTATTGATTGTATTCCAACCATGAAAAGATTCCAACCATTCATATCTCAAATTTTTAAACATTACTAATCCACACAAGTAGTAACTCACTGTATTAAAAATCATTGTCAATAAGTCTGTTTTGGCTGCAATTTCATCAATAAAGACTGATGTAAACCAACTCTTAAGCGGAAGTTCTGCTTTTATATTGCAATGCAGTTTGAGATGATATTGTAAATTCTGAATGAACTTTCTTGCCATTTCTTTACGTGGTTGGATTGCTACCACAGAGTGGTATTGGCTGTATCGCTGTCCCTCTCTGTACTGTCTTTCCCTAAACTCCCATATTCAAACACTCAAGTTTTAAGCACCATTTTTTTGCATCCCCCATGAGCAGCAGACAAGTCACTAAAGGCATAATAAATTAGGATGAGACATTTTAACAAGTAAACAATAACATGAGTTACACAATCAGTCCTCAGTCCTGGCCAGCCTCAAGGCTACGAGACTTGATCCTGCATAGTTTTCCTTTAAACATTTGCATGAGTTAGTGAAATGGCTGGTACGTTATAACATTAGTCATTCAAAAGATTCAAAACTACAGGGGTGATGCACAGACAGGACAAAGACTGTAATGATATGGGGTAAAATTACAGCACAGCTCATTTGTTTACACGGCTGCATGCTTGACCTAACAAATGTCAAGACACAACTTTTAATCTATCTGTGCACTTTTAGCTCATCATTGATGGGACTATCAGGCCCTCTGTGTAGTGCATATATAAAACTATGTGCAGGACCAATGTCTGATCTATTGCAGCAGGCAGATATCTGAGCAGCTCTGTCAGGTGTTGCAGACAAGAGACACAAATAACACCTTGCAGAAACTCAGAGCTGACTCCTGTATTCTGCTTAACCTGGGAGATGGTCCACAGGAAAGGGAGGAGTTGAGGAACAGATTCACTAATACCATGACAGATTAGGACCAGAGGAGAGCAACGTATTCTAGATGTGTACCCTCCATTCTTGGGCTCTTCTGTTTACAGAAAGTCAGTTTCTGTCTTCACTTGCCCTCTGGTGCTCCAGCAGCGGGGGGCTCCTAGGACTCGGACTCAATTCTGTGAGCTGATGAGACACATAAATAATGGTTTGAGTATGAGTTGATGTGCATAGGCTTTAgtcatgttttaattagtgtgaaACTGCACGATAATATAGAGGAGCGTCTGATGTAAAGTGGCTGCATACTAACATTGCTTGGGTATCCGAAGTGGCTCGGTGTCTGCAGAGATGACTTGATGCATGACACCTCTGAACTGGTACAGTAGTTTAAGACTCTTCTCCTCTCCCACACAGGGGTCATAGAAGCCTGGCAACCCCGCCTGCACACACGGATGCAATTCATAAGCAATGCATACATGCAGATTTACAAATGGCCAATCACACAGGCTAacatgccaacacacacaccttagaaGCCTCAGTGAGGATGAGTTTAGAGTCCTTGACCAGGCACTGTAGAGGCACAGTGACATCGATGACCTTGGCTTTCTCCTGTTTCTGGCTGGTGTCTGACACAAACTTTCCATACCAGGCATTCAGGATGATCAGACCTAGACAGCAATGTACAGTTCATGCGTTATGTGCTTTTGTCAAAAATGTTATTGTGTGAATTTCTCCAACTGTGTAAACACAAAACTTCTGTCAGCTATGTCAAGCTGTGGCAACAGTTAGCTTAATATTGTTCAACACTCCTCTCCCTTTATTCCTTGGCCAGAGTATCTGTAAGGTAAACACACCCAGAGGGTGACTCCTCAAATAACCACATGCACCCTTTACATAAATATGACAGGAAATCCATTAGCACACTAAAATCACAGTTTTGATTTATGCCAGTGTGCACTCTGGTGTTCTGTGCAGAAATTTACAAATGTAACCTATGTAAACAAAGTAGCATGGAGGTGGgctacatcatcatcatgacttGCTTCACAGCACTACTGTAGATGATGGTCAGACGTAAGAAAAACAGAATCCTGGAGCTACAGTGTAGTATGCCCTTGAAAATAACCatgagaaatgtgtttgaatTACACATTTGGATTTTTACCAAGTTTTGACtgactgcaaaaaatgtgtgtgtgtgtgtctttctatctttgaggGAACCAATTTCAGTTGAAAACCAGCATTGTGAAGACATATCCTGATCCTCACAACTTCAAAGGACAGTTTGAGGGTTAAGCCTCGGTTTTAGAATTAAGGTTGAATAAAGGTTAAGGTTCAGTTTAAGTTAAGGGTCAGTTTTAGGCATTTAGTTgcgatggttaaggttagggttagtgaagGGGCTAGGGgatgcattatgtcaatgagtgtcctcacaaagatataggtgtgtgtgtgtttgtgtgtgtgtgtgtgtgtgtgtgtgtgtgtgtgtgtgtgtgtgtgtgtccttaccCATCTTGGATTCTTCTGCCTCTATGACTCTCCTCACAGACTCCTGCATCAGCAGAACCTACAGAAGGAGccgagggagagaggagggagggagggaggagggggaggaggaggagaacgaAATAGAATGGGATAGGAGAGAGGTTTTCAAACGAGATGAGGAGAGTCGAACCTCGAAACAATGATCAATGATCCCACACACAGCgattgtgtgtttgcatgcaagCACTCACAGCAGACTCTGCCTCCTGCTTCTTCTTGGCGATGTCTGTGGCTGAGCTCTTCCTCTGCAACTCTAGATCTCTGAGaagcacagagacagacaaagcAGACATCAACATTCGCCCACTGGGATTCACTGTGGAGACAGCATATGCGTCAAAGAAACCCCTCTAGTACTAACAGCACCCACAACTGAAATGCTGCATTTGTCGGCTTGAATCATCTTGAATTCATTATCATTTGAAGAACAATTTAACTTTTGATCATGAAGCACATacaaaaatgatgtgaaacacACAACTGTTAAAAAGAACCTCAGACGGTGTGATTTAATAACAATAAGAATCCAGACTGAACAGTGATGAATCTTTAACATGATGCAAAACAAGCCTGGTATAAAGAGAACAAAATTGCTGCTAAATATCAGTTTAAAATGGGGAGttaagaagaaaggaaatgtaCTGACTGCTCTTTCTGTTGTTGTGTATATGGGATGATGACCAGTCTGTGGACGGCCAAGTAGACCAGCAGGGGTCCCACAGTGGCGTAGAAGATGGCACTGGGCAGCAGCTGGTCTGTCAGGTGGACTGGAAATAGGTACGTCTGACTGGCACGGGCCAACCtgcatggacacacaaacacacgcacacacacattcaataaTCATGTTGTCATACAGGGACACACAGAAGAATGAGGTCATATTTTGGGTTTGGCCAGTGTACTTGATCTTCAGTGTGACTCCCTGAGGGACGCCGATGCTGACAGTGGCTGACAGGACACTGTGTCGGCTGATCTTCCTCTCCGCTCCATATTCCACCACAGTGCCAAACCAGCCTGTCCTGAAGGGGGAGGGACACAGACATAGACAGACACCATGAAAAGATGGAAGCAGGCAGCTACTGCAGACAATAACATGAGAAGAGTAAATAGTATAAACTGTACAAGCACTCAAGACAGGAGGCTGTTAGGGAGAGTAATATGTTTTAGGACTGTATTATCTGTACCAAAATTCATCTATAAACACTGAAGTGCAGCCCACAGTTTAATGAAACTACTCTATTTTCCTgctcacatttttaaatgctttatacAGTCTTGTTTCTTGCTGGGAAATTATTTTCTTGCTGTGTTTTGCTTGAAcatgacaacaaaataataatgtttttgatCTCGAAATAAGggtgtttatgtatttttttattttgtgatgaCAAAATGGCTATGGCAATGGTTATGTTGAGCATTTTCATGATCATGACAGGAGTATTTTTGAGTTTGACCACAGACTAAGTTTCTGTGATATCATGAAATCATAAATGAAGCTGCTCACTTGTGATCAAGAAATAATTATTTCATGCTGTTAAGCTactacaaaaagaaaatgtgttatgtCAGAGTAATAAAAATACTTTCTTGCTACAACAGTCATGTAagctacattaaaaaatactcaCACATTTCTTCCCTTATCTTTTTAATCTTGGTTGCCAAGTTTGATTTACTATGGCATCCAGGAAAATTTGGtgatttaaagagaaaaaaagggttagACAATATTAGTAGTCAGGCTTACTTGAAAGAGCCTTTAACTTTGGTCTGGTCCTCATCTTGGAACTTGAACTGGTAGCTCATCATTAGGTAGGAGTGAGGCACACCCAGCTGGAAGGGGCGGGGTTGGGTGTAAGAAGATAGAAAACCTCAATCAAATAGCTCTATTTCAGTTGCGTACAAACCGTATTTAGCACGAGGACAGCAAGTCACTGTgtctatatttatgtttctgtatgtgCGTACCTGCAGAGCTAGAGTGAAGTGGCTGCGCTTTGTGTCACGCACCACACTGGTGGTCATGGCACTGTTGGGCCCCCAACGCCACTGAAGATAACCCATAGTGTTCTGGTCCAAGTGGCGCGCTGTCATCAAAGAGCAGCTCGGTCGCAAACCACGAGGAGAAAACTGCAAACCGCACTGGGCTGTCAAGAAACTTTACAGAGaaatgacagagaggagataAACGAGAGAAAATTAAAGGGAAGGTTGACTCTGTTCATATGTTAATAAAGTacatattattttctttcatatgaACGAGTTGGGCCTTACCACCGGGGAGTGATATTACGAAACACCTTCAACCCAATTAGAGGTCCCAGTATGTCTCCTGCCCCCAACTCCACCTGTACAGAAACAAGTGACCACAGAACAAAAACGTCAAAATCTGCATTATCCTGTCCTTATATTTAACACATAACAATTGTAAAAGTCCCTCTGAAGGTGAATCAGCTACATATGTTTATACCTCTTCACAGACTGTGCTTTATACAGTTTATTGTATATtacacatatgtatgtgtgtgtatacctctCCCCAGCCTTTGGCCGATGTCACCTTACGAACGGTCATGTTAATATTGCCCCCTCCGTTTCCATTGTGTGTAGAGAGTGAACCAGACAGCACTGCTGTGTCAGAGTTTGTCAAAGGAGCCTGAAGACAGTCAGAAAAGAAGCAGCCTGATTATAACAGATGATACTACACTACAGTGAAGAAAGCGGGTGGGTTAACAGAGAATACTTATGAGTGTTATACCTCTATGGACTGGGAAATGTGCATCTTGTTGATTTCAATATGAGGAAAGCCTCCTCCTGGCATCTCCTCAAAGTCCTCATCATAATGGTCAAACAGGTCTGTTGCATCCACACCCACACTAATGGTGCCCTGAATAATGAGTAAAGGGGAGAGATTgacatgacattaaaaaaagttgaGCTGTGTTAAAGTTTCTGATCATAACTACATCAAAGCAGTGGCCCACATAGGAAATACAATGTTGTGACTGAGAAAACCTTGGGGTTAGTTCTTTGCTGCagtctcctctcttctctttctctctgcagcctttCATATTCCTCTCGGATTTCTGCTGgtgttcttttcctttccaCCACCTACACAGCAATCATCACCATACAATATCGTTTATGTAGATAAGTTACaacataatgtacagtatataatgtaGAAGCAAAACCACTCGACTGACAGGCAATGAGTTTGAGTTACAATGAAAACATACCTCCCATCCTTCCACTTCCAGTCCTTTCTTTCCAAAGATGTCATAGATGGCTCTAGAGTGAGCGTCACTCAGCACTGAGGGGAAATATGTTCTGTTTACATGGATTTGTTTgagatgtttttgtattttgtcagtttttacaTCCTTGTGCTGAGAAAAGGCTGTTTAatttgaattgtatttttttttacagtcgcAGTTCTATGTATACACTTACGAGCTTCCTTACCTTCATACGCCTGGTGCACCTGGTTGAAAAGCTGCTCAGCTTGTCTTTTCAGCTCAGGGTCTCGATGTTTGTCAGGATGATAGAGCATACACAGCCTCCGATATGATGCCTTAAGCTCCTCAAGAGTTGCCTGTGAACAAAGAGAGGATAGACCTCATTCCAGAGTTGGGCTGCAATCAACAAATATTTCAATTACGGATGAATCTACCAAATACTTTTACTTGATTTGTCACTTAATTGGTTGGTCTATAAAACGACATAAAAtagctaaaacaacaaaaaagctcCCAGATCCCCAAATTGCTTATTTATATCTGATCAGCAGTTCAGAAAccaaataaattcattttctatCACATTACACAAACTAAATCAGACAATCTTGCCCTCTGAGAGATATCTGCATTTCACtatttactgaaaaataacGATTCATTGCTTTTTGATAACTATGCTTGTTTCAAGATGAATCTTCTGTTGATGAATTGTTTCAGCTGTTTTGCTGACATAACATTGCTGCACTGAAGTATCCAATATATTTGCCACTTGCATCAAGCATGCAttgaaaatgcaattaaaagcGTGATAGCGATGTCATTTCTCGTTAGGCTATGGTGTCTGCCTCAGTGACTTACTACTGCAACCCGTCCAGTTAAACACCCCGGCAGCAGTCCTGGTCAGGCCTGTCACCTTCACGAGGACTGAGATTTGAAAAGGTGCATACATGCTATTTCTGTATTTACCCGCTTCAAAGTGCAAATTAAGAGTGCAATT
It encodes:
- the dnajc11b gene encoding dnaJ homolog subfamily C member 11, with the protein product MAASIEDDFESNNQDYYSLLNVRKEATLEELKASYRRLCMLYHPDKHRDPELKRQAEQLFNQVHQAYEVLSDAHSRAIYDIFGKKGLEVEGWEVVERKRTPAEIREEYERLQREREERRLQQRTNPKGTISVGVDATDLFDHYDEDFEEMPGGGFPHIEINKMHISQSIEAPLTNSDTAVLSGSLSTHNGNGGGNINMTVRKVTSAKGWGEVELGAGDILGPLIGLKVFRNITPRCFLTAQCGLQFSPRGLRPSCSLMTARHLDQNTMGYLQWRWGPNSAMTTSVVRDTKRSHFTLALQLGVPHSYLMMSYQFKFQDEDQTKVKGSFKTGWFGTVVEYGAERKISRHSVLSATVSIGVPQGVTLKIKLARASQTYLFPVHLTDQLLPSAIFYATVGPLLVYLAVHRLVIIPYTQQQKEQDLELQRKSSATDIAKKKQEAESAVLLMQESVRRVIEAEESKMGLIILNAWYGKFVSDTSQKQEKAKVIDVTVPLQCLVKDSKLILTEASKAGLPGFYDPCVGEEKSLKLLYQFRGVMHQVISADTEPLRIPKQSHRIESES